Proteins encoded by one window of Rutidosis leptorrhynchoides isolate AG116_Rl617_1_P2 chromosome 7, CSIRO_AGI_Rlap_v1, whole genome shotgun sequence:
- the LOC139860242 gene encoding F-box/kelch-repeat protein At3g06240-like, with translation MVLAMVLFCCLLLAIFRIMRLMLSNPTIREFVELPVFDFKIAGHGFASCIMRELGYDSLTDDYKVVTINEFLNWNGADRIMCVHVYSLRRNTWTRVIDYPDKYRPFSITSSAFVNGSFHCVATKVSDNTKVIVAFSLVDENFSEVPSPTLGNGNDVDNLNRASRIVVVDEKLAIFLSFKGEVWLMNEYGVKGSWTKIKLYGLEQVPKFCIPFVFYVIGKLSLVYDKQMLIYDVEDGRLSKRIDIYGNTHPSAYTRFSCVCVENLVSPRFNRLN, from the coding sequence ATGGTTCTTGCAATGGTCTTGTTTTGTTGTCTGCTTTTGGCCATTTTTCGGATCATGAGACTCATGCTTTCAAACCCAACCATAAGAGAATTCGTTGAATTGCCAGTTTTTGATTTTAAAATCGCAGGGCACGGATTTGCATCTTGTATCATGCGCGAACTGGGTTATGATTCACTGACAGATGATTACAAGGTTGTTACCATCAATGAGTTTCTGAATTGGAATGGTGCTGATCGTATTATGTGTGTGCATGTTTATAGCCTTAGAAGAAATACTTGGACGCGGGTAATTGATTATCCTGATAAATATCGCCCATTTAGTATTACATCCTCCGCTTTTGttaacgggtcctttcattgtGTAGCTACTAAGGTTTCTGATAACACAAAAGTAATCGTTGCATTTAGTTTGGTAGATGAGAATTTTAGTGAAGTGCCATCACCTACGTTGGGTAATGGTAATGATGTTGATAACTTGAATAGAGCTTCCAGaattgttgttgttgatgaaaAGCTTGCGATATTCTTGTCATTTAAGGGTGAAGTTTGGTTAATGAATGAGTATGGGGTAAAAGGATCTTGGACTAAAATAAAACTTTATGGACTCGAACAAGTTCCTAAGTTTTGTATACCATTCGTTTTCTATGTCATTGGAAAACTTTCGCTGGTTTACGACAAGCAAATGCTAATATATGATGTTGAAGATGGAAGATTATCCAAACGTATAGATATTTATGGGAATACACATCCGAGTGCTTATACTCGTTTTTCATGTGTATGTGTCGAAAACCTTGTTTCCCCAAGATTCAATCGACTCAATTAG